The Tolypothrix sp. PCC 7712 region AGTTAACGTATTTAGTCGCTGCATCCTTATTTATTCTGGGGTTAAAAAAGCTAGGTTCACCTGCAACAGCTAGGAACGGTAATGTTGTCGCCGCCGTGGGGATGTTGTTGGCGATTGTCGCCACAATGTTGGATCAACACGTGTTGAACTACGAGATGATTTTGTTAGGCTTGGCGATTGGATCGGGTTTAGGTGCGATCGCAGCTTATAAAGTGCAAATGACGGAAATGCCCCAAATGGTGGGCTTACTCAACGGTTTGGGTGGTGCAGCTTCCGCATTAGTTGCTGTCGCTGAATTCTGGCGTTTATTGGATTCAGGCGCACCCATACCTCTGGATGTCAACATTTCCATGCTGCTGGATGTGTTAATCGGTGGTGTTACCTTCACAGGTAGTTTTCTCGCCTTCGCCAAATTGCAAGGTTTAATAAGCGGTTCCCCGATTACATTTCCTTTCCAGCAACCATTTAACCTATTACTGCTGGGTGCTTATATAGTCGGTAGTGCCTACTTAATCGTCACACCAGATAGCCTACCTATATTCTTAGCAGTAGTTGCTGTTTCTCTAATACTCGGTGTTATGTTCGTCATCCCCATTGGTGGGGGCGATATGCCTGTAGTAATTTCGCTGTTGAACTCCTTATCTGGTGTAGCAGCATCCGCCGCAGGTTTCGTGGTGATGAACAATATGTTAATCATCGCTGGGGCGTTGGTGGGAGCATCAGGACTGATCCTCACCGAGATTATGTGTAAAGCCATGAACCGTTCTCTGTTCAGTGTGCTGTTCAGTGCTTTTGGTACAGGCAGTGCGGCTGGTGGTGCGGCGGCTGGTGGTGCAATTGATCAAACCGTTCGCAGCATCGATCCCGAAGAAGGCGCGATGATGTTGGGTTATGCCCGTTCTGTAGTAATTGTGCCTGGTTATGGGATGGCGGTTGCTCAAGCACAACATAGCGTGCGGGAGTTGGCTGATCAACTAGAACGCATGGGTGTTGATGTGAAATATGCCATTCACCCTGTAGCGGGAAGAATGCCAGGACACATGAACGTGTTGTTGGCTGAGGCGAATGTGGCTTATACCCAGTTGTATGACATGGATGATATTAATCCCCAGTTTGAACAAGCGGATGTAGCTTTAGTAATTGGGGCTAATGATGTAGTCAATCCGGCGGCGCGTACTGATGTAAATAGTCCAATTTATGGAATGCCAATTTTGGAAGTAGATCGGGCGAAGCAGACAATTGTGATTAAACGCGGGATGAGTACAGGTTTTGCCGGTGTAGATAATGAGTTGTTCTACAAAGATAAAACCACAATGCTCTTTGGTAGCGCGAAGGATATGGTGTCGAAGTTGGTTTCTGAAGTGAAGCAGCTTTAACGAACCGCAAAGACGCGAAGGGCGCGAAGTAAAACAAGAAATAAAGAGTTGGCTTGCCTTGGAAGTGTAATGCTTCTGAGGCAAGTTTTTTGTTGGTGTATGAAGGCAAATATTACGGGTAGTGGTTTACAGAGATTAACAACGCTTTAGATATGCTGCCACAGTCTAACTGTACAATCCTTACTACCACTAACAATAGTTTTACCATCAGGACTAAAAGCTACTGATGTGATTGCGCTAGTGTGTCCAGAAAGAACGGAAATAGCAGATTGACTTTTTAATTGCCAAATTTGGATTTTACAGTCATCACTTCCACTGACAATTATCTCACCATCAGGACTAAAAGCTACTGAGTTCACTGAGGCTGAGTGCTGTCCAAGCGTACAATTTTCTCTTCCTGTCTTTGCATTCCAAAGTTTGATGCTATAGTCATCACTACCACTAACCAGCATTTGACTATCTGGGCTAAATGCTAGTGAGCGAACAGGCAATGAACTGGCTTGTATACTGCGAATTTCTCTTTTTGTTCTCAAATTCCAAAATTTAATAACTCCGTGTCCATCACCACTCACAAGAATTTCCCCATCTGGAGAAATCACTAGACATCTGACTTCACTAGAATGTCCAGTAAGTTTACCAAGTTCTAACCGTTCTTCTTTAGCATCCCATAGTTGAATAGTCTTATCTCCACCACCACTAGCAACAATTTTACTATCCGGGGTAAAAGCTATTGCTCTAACTCTATGAAGACCATTCCATAGGTGTTCACCAAGGTCTTTGACTTGCTTTGTATTTACATTCCATAATTTAACAAAATTTTGATCTATATCTTCAATCATGGCACTAGCAATAAATTCTCCAGTCGGATTGATAACGAGTGGAGCAGGATAACCACTAGAACTTCTCTTTTCACTTGAGAATTCATTAACTATTCGTTTTTCATTCAAATTCCAGACAAGAATTATATTATGTTGTCGAATAGCAATGCAATTATCATTGGGGAAAAAGGCAACTGAACTAATTTCACCTGTAAATCTATAAGTAGATACATCCCATGAATTATCCCTTTGTTCGACTAATACTTGTTGTTGTGTATATGTCTGCTTAATACCTAAAATATATGGCTTTAGGGTTTGGCATTCGTAAGGATTCAGGTCTAAAATTGAGGAACTAGAGAAGGGCGAGACTGAGAATTAATAGAGTCAGCAATTAGTGCTTGTACAAAAAAATCAATAACAGACAGACTTTGACGACGACAGGTTTGAACCACCGTCAACAAATTGGCAGTATGTTGAAACCGCTCCATCGAACGGGAACCACCACTAACTTTACGTTTTGTCACAGCCAAACGCAGCGATCGCTCGGCTTGATTGTTATCAGGAGGAACTTCAGGGTTGTCAAGGAAATACCACCATTGGGAGGCTTTATCGCGCAAGGAACGTAAAAGGTTTCCTGCTGTAGCTCCGGCTAAGTTAATCCAGTCATCAAGTGTTTGTTGCAATTTAGATTTGAATTGATTGACCCAATCGTTATAACTGGCGCAGTCAAGAGTCTCAAACCATTGGGCATAATTTCCAAAAGCTTCATCAATTAAATCCACAAATGCTTCACCAATAGCTTGGTTGTGAAGACCTGGAAGTTGAATTAGTTTTTTGAAGTGACGGCGTAGATGAGCCAAACATTTCTGCTGCTCAGGCACCGCATAGCCATTGTAAACACTAAAATCATCGCTGCTGATTACCCCTGTATATTTAGCCCCTAAAATGGCTTCTAGTTCTGCTCTGGAACGAGTGTCAGCAGCAGTAAACAGGCAAAACTCAGAATTGGCAACTACCCACAACCATTCTTTAACTCCCTTGACAGACCAAGGTGTTTCATCCACATGAATGTTAGGTTGTGTCTGTTTTACCCAATTACTTAACTCAGTAATGCTTGGTTGAATCGCTGTTTGAATTCGTTCATTTGTGGTGACTAAAGTTCCCAGCCCAATTTCAATTTGACCTAACTCCCACAACATTTCTTGCTGTTTTTCATAGGGCATATGTGCATAATTATTTGCCCATCCTAAAAATGCCTGTAAAGAAATCCCTAAATCCTGTCCTGGGATGATATCTTGTGACCAGGAGGCTGTTTGTATATTGCCACAGTACTCACACTGGCACGTATGGCGTTGATACTCAACTATTTCAATGGGACGCTCCACTAGTTGCGCTACAGACTGTTTTTCTACTTTTACTGCCACAGCCGCAAACGCTTTTTGACCACAACAGACACAATCACTTGGACGTAAGATTTCACAACGATCTACTCTACCAAAACCCTTACGGGTCTTACCTTGATGCCCTGGTTGCCCACCTGGCTTTCTTTTGGGATGATTTGATTCTTCTTGCGGTGCTGCTTTTTTGTTTTCACTCTTTTTGAGGATGTCCCCTGATGGCGGCTTAGATGAGGTTTTGCTGTCTAAATCTCTGCTGACTTTTAAACGTTCTATTTCTTGCTGTAGTTCTAATACTGTTTTCTGTAATTCACCTATTACCTTGCTCTGCTCAATGATTATCTCTACCAGTTCTTGTTTCGATAACTGGTTCAAGCTTTCCCGGTCTAAATCTTGAGGCAGGTTTTGGTTCATATCTGTGATACTCCTCCTCAAGCGATCCCTTTGTCAATACTCTGCCACCTGAATCCTTACGTTAGTCTGCCACCAGCATAATCCAAATATGCAAATTTGCAAGCTGAATAAATTGGTAAGTTTTCTGTCTGAACACGACAAGTAAAAGTCCATTCTGAAATTTCGCTATACGTTGTCCCTTTAGGCCATTTCTCGTCAACAGCAATTTGTGTATAGATGTTGTTCAGCCGCTTTCTTTTTTCTGCTCCATCAACTTCTAAAAAGAAGCCATGCTCTCCCTGAGTGGATAGCTTCTTATACATACTCGCTAAAAAAACTGTCTTGCCAGATCCAGATGGGCCTAGCATAATTATTGTGTAAGTATTCAAGATTTTCTCCAGTTAGATAAGTACTTGTGATTTCATGACAAGACTATCTAGAAGCTTTACCAAACTGCTAAATCCAGATATTATTGCCAACCATCAACAATTTTCGATCATATAATGTTAAAATGCCTCAGTAATTATCCTTAGCCAAAAGTACAGGAAACCCTTAGTAAGGCTTATCTGAGCAGAAACAATTTATCCTCTAAATAATCTCTTCGTGTATTGATTTTTACTTTATAAATCAAAAGCGATCGCCCTTTCTCTCTTCCTTTGCGTGAAATAAAAAAGCGATCGCTTTTTTCTCAATATCTAACTAAATCACGTCTTTGGACTTGTACTAAAATGGAATCCATTCCAATTTATCAATCCATTCTTCGGCTTCAGTAGCTTCCCAAACAAACACAAGTTCTTGCGCTATCCTTCCTATTGGTGTGCGAGGACGTAACCACAGTAAACCCCAAATATGTTCACCTTTAGCCCAATGTGTTTCTAAATGTCCTGGCATACTAGCACGATTATCTGTTACCAAAATTCTTTGAGATAATTTCAGATAAAGCAAAACATCAGGATCTAAAGTACCTGTTGCTGGTGCATTGTCTTCACCCACACGCACAATATCTATCTCAGGATTCAACCTTAAAACCGCTAACTTTAAACGTGGAGGCAAATTCTCATCTAATAAAAAACGTACCTTCACAACTGATTTACCTGCTGTTCAGATTTTGTAAGTTTCAATTTTCTTAAGCGTTCTGCTAAAGGTGAGGGATGAGCAATTGATTTTTGATAACGTTCTTCTCTCCACTTTGCCAAGCGTGAAATATAGGTATCAATTTCAGTGCGATTATGTAAATAATAAGTAATAGTCGCGTAAATTTGCTCTAAGCTGATATCAGGTAAGTTCGCAGCTATTTCTTCTGGTGTATATCCTTCTAAATAGTAATCAATTACATTGTCTATACCAACGCGGTGTCCTTTGAGGCGAATATCATCAGATGAGAGAAAGTCAAAATAATCTTCTAATTGCATGACTCTACCTTCAATAAAAAGGTTTATTTTGTTGATTATTTTAGCTTAATTAAGTGATTTGAACCTTTTATATGAGCCTCTTCGTGAAATAACAACGACAAGAATTTGTCACTTAGAGGAAAAGACCGTGAAACATAAAGTTCCACGGCTGTAAGTGTGTGTGAGGAGCTTAACTACAGATCATCATAAAGTAGGCGATCGCAAATAATACGCTCGTAACAGTTTTGGTAACAGAATTTTTACGGATGACCAATTTTTACTGTCAGTAGACCGAAAAGTTTGGCGATCGCTAAAAAATAGTAGTCTGTGATACCGTTTTTGGAGAAAAGTGCAAAAGCTGAAAGACTTGAATAAATGATAACTTTAGCTTATTAAAATCCTCCAAATACCAAGCAACTAACATCAGCCAGACGGTAAATAAACTTCGCAGGCTACCCCATAGTTGCGGTCTACTGCTTGGCGTAAAAATTCAAGCATTTGTTTGAGAGTAAATAAGTGAGAAAAAACTTGTCTAGTACTTCTTTTTAAACGACTGAGATAATGCCATACTAAATAAATCCAAATATTAATAATTAAAAAAGCTAGACCAACAAACAGAAGCCGAATAATGGGATTTTTGATAGTAGTTTTAATCCGGCATTGATTTTTCATCCGATAGCTGCTTTCAATTCCGAAACGAAGACGATAGTCGTATAGTTAAACGGCTCCACCTGCTGTATTTCCTCCATCAAGCAATAAACAACTTCCCGTTGCATATTGAGAATGAGCTAAAAAGTAAGCAGCTTCAGCCACTTCTTGTGCTGTAGCAAAACGTTTTAGAGGAACAACACTTTCCCATTGCGCTCGTTCGGCTTCATCTACTTCAGCAATCATCGGTGTTGTTACAACACCAGGACAAAGTACATTTACTCGTACACCTTCGTGAGAATGGTCTAAAGCCATCGCTTTAGTAAGTAACACAACTCCACCTTTAGAAGCACAATAGGCAGCGATATTACGTCCTCCTGTAACACCTAAATCCGAAGCCACATTCACAATCGACCCTGACTTTCGAGGTAGCATATGACGTAATGCTGCTTGATTAACTAAAAATGTACCTTTGAGATTGATATCAATTATGCGATCCCAAGCTGCTTCATCAGTATCCAAGATAGTTCCTGAATGAAGAACCCCCGCTGCATTGATAACCACGTCGATTGTCCCCCATTGAGAAATCGCATGTTCCATCAATTTCTCAACTTCCTCTGCAATAGAAACATTGGTAGGGATAATTGAACAATCGCCCCCAAATTCTTTGATTTCTTGCTGCACTTTTATCAGTGCCTCTAATCGCCTTGCCGCGATGGTTACTTGATAACCTTTCTGTGCAAATAAAATTGCAGTTGCTCTACCAATCCCAGAATTCCCACCTGTAATAATTACGCCTGCCATAAGCTACTTATTAATAAAAAATTTCATACTCAAAAAATAGACTTTTGAAATTTGCCACCGCAGGCAACGTGTAAGATTGATTCAAAAAAAATTTTGCGATTACGTAAGCTGCTTTATCCTCTTCCATTTTTGGGGCAACCCAATCAGCTTCATCTTTCATTACTTCATCTTTCATTAATATATGTGCATTGCCCATAACCACACCTAAACCAGTATAGCGAATTATTTCTAAGTCGCACTATTTGTACTAACGCTTCCCCTGCTACTTGCAATTTTTCTGAGGTATCTAAATCAATAAGCGATGAATCTCAACCATATTTAGCTTATTGCTTATAATTTTTTTGCTCATAAATGCTTTATGCGATAGTATGAGTAAATAAAAAGCAAACATCTGCTAGTAAGATTAATAAAATGAATAGTTAATTTACAAAAATAATTTTTTCTTTAAATTAATTATACAAAATTCACAAAACTTTTCAGAATAGATAGATAGAAATAACATAATTGACAAAATATTCTAAATTATTAGATAATAATCAAACATAGAAATAAATAATTATCTTACAATTTTAAGATAGTTTTTTGGTAAGAGTTCAGTCACTTTGATGCTAGTCTGAGAGCGACTTTCAGATTTAAATATATTTAATCGCAATAAACTGCGAAATAATAGGCATTTTATTATTGTTGTTGAGAATTACAGAAATCACTTCTAACGCTTATTTTGTAAAGCTTTTAGCGATTTTTTAGATGACCTTAATCCTTCCGTTTTTGGAGCATCAGTGATGGTGATTTTAACAGCAAAATCTTTTCTTAGCCAACAAGAATTTGACAACTATTTTAATTTTTCTGTGCTAGATAAAACAGTAGAAATATCTTGCCGTTTAGCGTATGAACGTCCCGATGTTTTTTACTTATTTATGCAGCGATATACTTATTTTAATGGAGTCGCTGGTTCATGTGTTGCAAGATTAGCAAGTTCAATTGGTTTATCGCGTGAATTTTTTCGAGAACCAAATTGTTCAATTGACGATGAAGCAGACCGAGGAATGGAGGTTGCTGCAAAAGTTTTAGAGGCTGCTATTGAGGAACATTCTGATAAACATCAAAAATATTTTGCACATCGCACTTTAGCACAAGCAACTCTAAAAGCTATTGGTAGCTATGCTTGTTTGAATGCACAACAAAGGAATGAATTTGCTAAAACGCCTGATTGGCTAGCAACCTTAATCAATCAGTTTGTAGAAGGATACCAAGGAATTCCAGGTAATATTGAGGCGCTAATAAAATCTATAGGTTTCCACATCGCCTCGGAAATACTTGCTCACCGTGAATACTCAATTATTGATAAAATTGTACGTCAGGAAAATTCGGGATTAGCATTTGATAAATACTTAAAAGATACCAATGGGAAAATAGATTTTTCTAGTAAAAAAATTAGTTCTTGGTATTGGGTTGTTATTCATGGTAATTATAACAATTATGGTGTTGACAAAAAACATGCAGATGCTGCTTTAGAAGCTTTGAACTTAGCAATAAGATATTTGAGCCATATTCAAATAGATGTTCAAGAGCTTGCATTTATTGGCTTCCGTGACTTTGTAAATATTCAACAAAATTTCTTTCAAAAAGCACAACAAGAATGTTTGGAATTTTGTTTTAATAGCAAATACAGATAAGATTGCGATTAATATTGCAGCAAGAGACTATTATCCTGAAATTTAAGGATATTGATGAGGTAATTGAGCGGGCAAATAACACCATGTATGGACTCGCCGCCGCCGTGTGGACTCAGGATATTACTAAAGCCCATGCGATCGCAAATAATGTGCGTGCTGGTACTGTGTGGGTAAACTGCTACGACGTATTTGACGCTGCTGCACCTTTTGGTGGCTTTAAGCAGTCAGGTATTGGTCGAGAATTAGGTGAGTATGGCTTGCAACAATACACCGAAATTAAAACAGTGACAATCAAACTGTAAGCTGAAACCGCGTGAAGTTAAACCAACAAAGCCTGCGATCGCAGGCTTTGTTTTTCAGTTATTTGATGGTTGAAATGCACATAGGGTATATCAGCGTAAATCACCTCTGCCAGGGTTTTTGGTGCGTTAAGGCTGATGGCGAACATACCCTTAAATTTCAAAATTACGAATTACGAATTACGAATTACAAATTATTTTTACACTTTCAAAAACCAGCGTTGGCGATACATAATTACCGCAACTACCCACCAAAATAAAACGGTGACAAGGGCAAATAATAGTGAACCGTTGAAAGTTCCAGCCCAGGAAGCGAACACATTTTGGTAAATCCAATCGTAGGTAGTGGGAGCATTATCACCAGTACCGATGTTGGTTCTCACGAAGATTTTAATCAGTAAGACTGAAGCAACGAAAAGCGCGATCGCATTTAGTCCCATAATCTCAAATGGTTTACTCCAGCGACGTATCTGCCTAACTTCGATGAGTTCGTAACAAGTGGCTAACAAAAGCAACGCCCAACCGCTAGTAAAGACAACATAGGAACTCGTCCAAATTTTTTTGTTGATGGGAAATGTCCATCCCCACGCCCAACCTACAATTAAGCAACCAATACCAAATAAAGCTAAACCAATACTTATACGTGATTGTACTGTTTGAGAACGTATCCAATTACCTGCAAAGTAGCCAGCTAATACGCTAACAATTGCAGGAATAGTACTAAAAATTCCCTCTGGATCGCCCATGAAGTTAAAGCCATCACCCTTGTACAGATGTGCTTTCGGTATAATTAAGCGGTCAATATATGCGCCAAGGTTACCTTCCCTGGTGAGAACGCCAGCACCATAACCGGGTACGGGTACATACATCATCGCCAGCCAATAGCCAATGAGTATGGCGGCGGCGAATATCCATTGAGCCTTACGCGGTAACTTCAGGACTATTAAGGAAGCAAATAGATAAGCCAAACCGATGCGTTGCAACACTCCCATCAACCGGATGCTACTGAAATCAAAAGTCCAAATACCCTTATTCCAAAAGCCGTTGAGCAATAAACCCAAAGCGAAGAGAATTGCCGCACGGCGCAAAATCCGCCAGTAAACTGCCGATTGTGGTTTGTCGCCTTCGGTGTATTTTGACAGCGAGAAAGTCATCGCCACACCAATAATGAATAAGAAGAAGGGAAACACCAAATCCGTTGGTGTGCAGCCATTCCATGCAGCATGGTCTAAGGGAGGATATTTATCATCAGCAACTCCCGCCATATTGACGAGAATCATTCCGGCGATAGTAATGCCACGAAAAACATCTAGTGAGGTCAGGCGCATAAACAGAAATTTGTCTTTAGAGATCTAACATTACTCCTGCTAGTGCTGACGAGCAAGGAAAATATCTAGACAAACACAGAAGTTAAAATTTTTTAAACTCAAATTCAGCTATGCCGGGATTTTTGCACAGATAAAGCTACGCTGATTTTGTCATCCAGGTAAAAGTTGCGATCGCATCACATTTTCCACTCCACCAAGAACTCTCAGGCAAACATTGAGCGTCAAGCCAAAATCAGAATATGTTTGCTAGAGTCTAGCTCCCATAAGGCTTTTAAGGAAATATCTAGCAGTACTCCAGTTACAAAACTAAACAAAATTCTCTGCAATCAATTAGAATCCCTAATAGTGTTTGAAACTTGAGTATTAATTTTTTTTAAGACTATGCCAGTTAAAGTTGGAGATACTGCTCCTGATTTCAGCTTACCTGCTCAAAATGGTGAAACCGTTAACCTGAGAGATTTTCGCGGTAAAAGTGCTGTTGTGCTGTACTTTTATCCCAAGGATGATACACCGGGATGTACGGCTGAATCTTGTGCTTTTCGCGATCGCTATGAAGTGTTTAAAAATGCTGGCGCTGAGGTGATTGGCGTGAGTGGGGATTCTAATCAATCACACCAGCAATTTGCTGCCAAGTACAATTTACCGTTTATTCTACTGAGTGACAAAGGCGACAAAGTTCGTAAGGAATATGGTGCAACAGCCGCCTTTGGTTTATTACCTGGACGAGTCACCTATGTAATTGACCAACAGGGAGTTGTGCAATATGTTTTTGATTCGATGTTTAACTTTCAAGGCCATGTTGACGAGGCTTTGAAAAAGCTGCAGCAACTGCAAGCTGTCTAAGCGACTTCAAAAAATCAATTATTCAGCTTGAAGTTTTTGACTGTTGACTGTTGACTGTTGACTGTTGACTGTTGACTGTTGACTGTTGACTGTTGACGGTTAACTGTTGACGGTTAACTGTGAACTGTCAGCAGTCAACCGTCAACAATTCTTAAAAAGAGAGAAGGACAAGGGGAAACACTCCCTTGTCCTTCTTATATTGCTTGTCTTGTTATCCTCCGTGCCTGACGTTGCTGTTATATTTCTTAGTAACCAATCCCCGGTTGCTCATTTAGCCAAAAACGGTTTTTCGGAAATGACAAAATTAGCATTAGCTGTCTTGCCATTTTTACCATTGCTATGACCGTTGGTATGGCCGTTATTATGACGTGGTTGAATTACACCGTAACCACCGTGGTTACGTTCATAAATGACGTTAATTTCACCTGTTTCAGAATTGAGGAACATATAAAAGTCATGTCCTACCAGTTGGAGTTGTTCCAACGCTTCTGTAACAGTCATTGGCGGCATTGAGAAGTACTTGGTGCGGACAATCTCATTGGGTAATTCTGGAGTGCGATCGCCAATTAAATCTGCAACTACTGGTTGGGGAACTACTAACTCATTAGTAGGTTGACTCTGAGTTTTCTTATCATGTCGTCTTTCTTTATACTTACGCAGTTGACGAGCAATTTTATCTGCTACCAAGTCAATACTGGCATATAGATTCTCGCTGCTTTCCTCGGCACGGATGACGTTACCATTGGCATAAATAGTCACTTCAGCCGCCTGTCTGGGGTTAATTCGGGGATTGCGAGCTACGCTTAAATGCACATCCACTTCATTGGTGATGTTCTGAAAGTGACTAACTGCTTTTTCGATTTTTTGATGCACATATTCCCGAATCGCATCGGTAATTTCAATATTTTTGCCGTGGATGACAAGCTTCATGTAAACTCTCCCGCTCAAATATTTAATATGAATTGGTTTGGTTTTGTAACGAAATTGCGGTAAGGTCTATCACTGCCGCCAATACAATATTTGAAGTTTTTTATGTACTACCGTTACGCCTACCATCATCATTGTTGTATCTTCGTTTATGATTGCGCGTTCCACTTAATGATTTTCTCTATCTCTGCATCGGTTGATAACTGGTTGTCAGGCAATTAGTTAACCAAAGCGAGATACCTGTATTGAGGTAGTCTGAGCAGCTTATCCTTTACCTGCTGGGAATTTTGGAACAATCTTTACATAAATAGAAGTAGTTGTTCCGCTAATATTACAGGTAGTTTGCTCACGTGGGATAGAGAATATTTGTGTTGTCGATGCAAACAATTTATTTAGACGTCATCAGCCAGTGCATTTCTTCTTCTTGTGTTGGCGTGATGCTTATTGCAGAAGATTCCTCCTAGAACCATTCGAGGTTATATATTCAAACTAGCACTTTGTATTTTCTAAAGCCAATTCCCTTGATGTTCCTTTAAAATCCTTTGCATAGCTTGACAATTGTTGACTCAAACCAGTCTACTTGCAATATATTTCGTTCCAAAACCAGTTGATTTTTGCTCTAATCCGTAGTAAGCAAATGCATCATCATCGTTGTTTGTTATATAACCAGGGATTACTGCCTTATATTGAGGCGCTAGAATGGCAACGTTCGCTGATGAGCGATCGCATCCAAAATCCTCAGCTCGATGACGTGCTAATTTTGCTAGAGCATCCTCCTGTCTATACTTTGGGACAAGGAGCTAAATTAGATTTTCTCAAATTTGACCCTGAGCAAACTAAATTTGAAGTCCATAGAATTGAACGTGGCGGCGAAGTTACTTACCATTGTCCGGGTCAACTCGTAGGGTATCCAATTTTAAATCTGCAACGCCATCAAAAAGACTTGCATTGGTACTTGCGCCAACTAGAAGAAGTTTTAATTCGGGTACTAGCCGTTTACAATTTGCAAGGCGAACGAATTCCCGGTTTTACAGGTGTTTGGGTAGAAGGACGTAAAATTGCAGCGATTGGTAT contains the following coding sequences:
- a CDS encoding NAD(P)(+) transhydrogenase (Re/Si-specific) subunit beta yields the protein MSDFLPTGIQLTYLVAASLFILGLKKLGSPATARNGNVVAAVGMLLAIVATMLDQHVLNYEMILLGLAIGSGLGAIAAYKVQMTEMPQMVGLLNGLGGAASALVAVAEFWRLLDSGAPIPLDVNISMLLDVLIGGVTFTGSFLAFAKLQGLISGSPITFPFQQPFNLLLLGAYIVGSAYLIVTPDSLPIFLAVVAVSLILGVMFVIPIGGGDMPVVISLLNSLSGVAASAAGFVVMNNMLIIAGALVGASGLILTEIMCKAMNRSLFSVLFSAFGTGSAAGGAAAGGAIDQTVRSIDPEEGAMMLGYARSVVIVPGYGMAVAQAQHSVRELADQLERMGVDVKYAIHPVAGRMPGHMNVLLAEANVAYTQLYDMDDINPQFEQADVALVIGANDVVNPAARTDVNSPIYGMPILEVDRAKQTIVIKRGMSTGFAGVDNELFYKDKTTMLFGSAKDMVSKLVSEVKQL
- a CDS encoding WD40 repeat domain-containing protein, with the protein product MNEKRIVNEFSSEKRSSSGYPAPLVINPTGEFIASAMIEDIDQNFVKLWNVNTKQVKDLGEHLWNGLHRVRAIAFTPDSKIVASGGGDKTIQLWDAKEERLELGKLTGHSSEVRCLVISPDGEILVSGDGHGVIKFWNLRTKREIRSIQASSLPVRSLAFSPDSQMLVSGSDDYSIKLWNAKTGRENCTLGQHSASVNSVAFSPDGEIIVSGSDDCKIQIWQLKSQSAISVLSGHTSAITSVAFSPDGKTIVSGSKDCTVRLWQHI
- the tnpC gene encoding IS66 family transposase — its product is MNQNLPQDLDRESLNQLSKQELVEIIIEQSKVIGELQKTVLELQQEIERLKVSRDLDSKTSSKPPSGDILKKSENKKAAPQEESNHPKRKPGGQPGHQGKTRKGFGRVDRCEILRPSDCVCCGQKAFAAVAVKVEKQSVAQLVERPIEIVEYQRHTCQCEYCGNIQTASWSQDIIPGQDLGISLQAFLGWANNYAHMPYEKQQEMLWELGQIEIGLGTLVTTNERIQTAIQPSITELSNWVKQTQPNIHVDETPWSVKGVKEWLWVVANSEFCLFTAADTRSRAELEAILGAKYTGVISSDDFSVYNGYAVPEQQKCLAHLRRHFKKLIQLPGLHNQAIGEAFVDLIDEAFGNYAQWFETLDCASYNDWVNQFKSKLQQTLDDWINLAGATAGNLLRSLRDKASQWWYFLDNPEVPPDNNQAERSLRLAVTKRKVSGGSRSMERFQHTANLLTVVQTCRRQSLSVIDFFVQALIADSINSQSRPSLVPQF
- a CDS encoding DUF5615 family PIN-like protein, with product MKVRFLLDENLPPRLKLAVLRLNPEIDIVRVGEDNAPATGTLDPDVLLYLKLSQRILVTDNRASMPGHLETHWAKGEHIWGLLWLRPRTPIGRIAQELVFVWEATEAEEWIDKLEWIPF
- a CDS encoding DUF433 domain-containing protein; this translates as MQLEDYFDFLSSDDIRLKGHRVGIDNVIDYYLEGYTPEEIAANLPDISLEQIYATITYYLHNRTEIDTYISRLAKWREERYQKSIAHPSPLAERLRKLKLTKSEQQVNQL
- a CDS encoding SDR family NAD(P)-dependent oxidoreductase is translated as MAGVIITGGNSGIGRATAILFAQKGYQVTIAARRLEALIKVQQEIKEFGGDCSIIPTNVSIAEEVEKLMEHAISQWGTIDVVINAAGVLHSGTILDTDEAAWDRIIDINLKGTFLVNQAALRHMLPRKSGSIVNVASDLGVTGGRNIAAYCASKGGVVLLTKAMALDHSHEGVRVNVLCPGVVTTPMIAEVDEAERAQWESVVPLKRFATAQEVAEAAYFLAHSQYATGSCLLLDGGNTAGGAV
- a CDS encoding aldehyde dehydrogenase family protein; protein product: MQQETIILKFKDIDEVIERANNTMYGLAAAVWTQDITKAHAIANNVRAGTVWVNCYDVFDAAAPFGGFKQSGIGRELGEYGLQQYTEIKTVTIKL
- a CDS encoding acyltransferase family protein; the protein is MRLTSLDVFRGITIAGMILVNMAGVADDKYPPLDHAAWNGCTPTDLVFPFFLFIIGVAMTFSLSKYTEGDKPQSAVYWRILRRAAILFALGLLLNGFWNKGIWTFDFSSIRLMGVLQRIGLAYLFASLIVLKLPRKAQWIFAAAILIGYWLAMMYVPVPGYGAGVLTREGNLGAYIDRLIIPKAHLYKGDGFNFMGDPEGIFSTIPAIVSVLAGYFAGNWIRSQTVQSRISIGLALFGIGCLIVGWAWGWTFPINKKIWTSSYVVFTSGWALLLLATCYELIEVRQIRRWSKPFEIMGLNAIALFVASVLLIKIFVRTNIGTGDNAPTTYDWIYQNVFASWAGTFNGSLLFALVTVLFWWVVAVIMYRQRWFLKV
- a CDS encoding peroxiredoxin, with translation MPVKVGDTAPDFSLPAQNGETVNLRDFRGKSAVVLYFYPKDDTPGCTAESCAFRDRYEVFKNAGAEVIGVSGDSNQSHQQFAAKYNLPFILLSDKGDKVRKEYGATAAFGLLPGRVTYVIDQQGVVQYVFDSMFNFQGHVDEALKKLQQLQAV